Within the Setaria viridis chromosome 3, Setaria_viridis_v4.0, whole genome shotgun sequence genome, the region CGCGTCCAACCACGGGTCACGTCGCATCCTTTTCGTGACCGTCCGACAGCCCTGGGGCTGCCACCATAGCGCACAGCTTTCTAGGAGGCATCTTGGGTTCTCGACTTATCAATTCCGGTTCAGGGGAGGTTCCCGATCTACAGTAAACATGTTCGTTTTTCTTACATCATGTTTCATGTGCTCCAAAATATTCCtacatgaagaagaaaaaatttgaAGATGGTGCCGATTTTGTGGAAAATGCCCGCCTGGTATTTTGTGAGGAGCTACCCGCCGCCGTCCGTGCTCCATCCCGAAGTGCGGGACTATGTTATTGCAATAGGGTGGATGGTAGGATGTACTGAGGATTGACATGTGTCGCGGCATGCGCCAGAGGGAGCACGCGCCACCCGTCGCACGCGCCGCGTGCACGGAGGAGGTGTTCCCGGCCGTGGAAAAGAACCGCGACGACACGCTACCCACCGTGCCGTCcctctcgacggcggcggcggcacagccCTCGGGCCTCGGCACGCTCGAGTTCGTCAGGTCCGGACAGGATCAGACGCGGCCGAGCACTTTCGGAGCTGGGGAGAGTCGATCGGCCCGGCCACCCGGCGCGTGCTCCGAGCCTCCGACAAGTGACCTAGTGGCACTGGCAACGAGCCAACGACTGCGCGGCCCTCCCCGCGACCGAGCAATGACTAGGAGTCTAGGACCGGGAGGCGACCGCGAAAGCTGTCGACTCCTGCGCGCTGCTCCCGGCGGTGCGTTCGCGAAACACCTCACTACggttccatttttctttttttccctatagTTTACGAAAGGAAATTTGTGTTAGTACACATTAAACTATGCTGGCATGCTGTTCTGTTCTCCGGTACCAGATCCTAACAGAGAACTTTGAAAACTCAGTATATGTTTGTCGTGAAGTTATTATAACATGTAAAAAGGATGTGTGAAATAAAGTGGCACTCAATCCATTTAATAACTGCCAGCTGAGTACATAAATTCAATTTAGATGATGTATCGTCCATTTATTCTTGCACTGAAGTCCATTTTTTCTATCATACATAAATAGTAAATAAAATGATTGATTGGGTGGAAACCTTCTAGAGAAGTTCGTTCACATCCAATAAATTGAGAGCATTTGGTTTAACTTACATCTTTCTCATCTTTAACAAGATTCAGCTTTCCAGCATATAGCTAATCATTCCAGTAAACACAAAAAATTGGTGTTTCTTTGGTACAAAATTAGATATGCAGTGGATCTACAGATATTATTAAAAGTTCTCCAaatgattatttttttcttctactGTGTATGATAGTTTTACATATGAACAACTATGGCACTAGTATAGCCCTAACTTTGAGTTTGATATTAAGTTTTGAGCAACATTCTTATATACTCTGAAATTTTAGTTTCGAACACCTTTATTCTATTGACAATATAGTTAGGAGTAATGTTATTACGATCTAGGTTGAAGTATTAAAATAACTTTCTTTGCAGTTTTACGCTTTAACAAAAGAGTATATTCACTTATTTAATAGTCTATTTGATTGAAAGTACCACCTAGTGGCTGCATATAGGCGGGCAAGCACTTCCACAAATCACAAGGAACGGGTCGGTACCAAGTAGACAAATGGGATTCACTCTCTTTTTTGGAACCCTAGCTGGTTAACCCTCCAAAGGTTCCTTTTTACAATATGTACTTACTAAAACATGTGCCTTCGAATACAATAAGCAAATTAAGTACATCTTTTTagaatgaatttttttttgaaactgaatGCCCGGCGGGGATTGCCGGGCTTGTATTAATTAAAAGAGAAGGTAATACAAGTACAGCTCTGGAAGGCTATaggcaggaaaagaaaagaaaagaaaaataaagaaagggctgtccggttggattgggacgtcaacaCGGATAACCACTCCACTCATCGTGGCAGCAGAACCAGAGTCTTTGTAAAATTTGTGGCACCCTTCAACAATCACCCTCATGTAGTCGCTGAAATCTCCATGGGTAGCCCTACGTTGATAGGGAACTCGACGGAAACAGACTGCACCCCGCCGAGGAGGTTgccgccatgcgggaccctccgCCGAAGTGCCGCTACagacaccacactccacctgataGAGTGATACCCCCGAATCCGGATCTCTCGTAGGCTGTCTCGCAATCCACGGGGACCTCGCCACATCCGCTGTTGGACTCCATCTCGCTCTCACCACATGCGGGGGTCTCGCCACGCCCGCCCCGGTACTCCACGTCACGGATCTGTTTATTTTATCGCTGTCAGTGTGGGGAGCGATGCTGCCCCGCTTCCCCAGATCTCCATCAAACCGCTGAGCTGCCACTGCAGATCAGCCTCTCCTCGTTACTTCACCCGCGCACATAGCCTTCGCCGCCACTTCAGCAAGCCAAGTCTGCCGGTTGCAccgtcttccgacgatgtaccgcacAGGATGGCCCAGCAGAGCTGAGAAACCCGCCACGGTCCGCTGCAAACCTAGTCATCCCACGGTGCCGTTGTCGCGAGCGTCATCCTCggacgcagtcccacgccgaactgaccgttgccaagcaacgccagccgccgTGATCCACTACAGGCAACCAACCAACAATCGAACAGACTACCCTTGGCCGCCACCATGACTGTGATTGCCACTATGTGAGCTCAGCAACCCCCTTCGAGCTTGTCACACGGCAAGATTGCCACCACTAGCTGCCGCTGCCTATGACAATGGATCCGCGATGCCAAGTCGAATCGAGTCTCTAGAGACAACGCCTTCAAGAACGGCATGACGCCATTGGCGCTGTCATCGCTCGTCTAGAATCTGGACAGAGTTTTCAACCGGAGGAACCCCATGTAGGAGGATTGGAGCTCCAATATGACGCCCCCAACAGGGTAAACGACGCCCTACGCACCGCCGTCAGCCACACTGGCACAAAGGCCGGCAAGGGTTTTCGCCCGGAGCATCCCAATTCGACGTTGCACGTTCTCAGCTTGGCACACACAGACCACCACCACGGTCGCTTAGCCAGGCTggcaccgccgccgtgcctccaCATGCCCCGCCGCCATGTCTCCACCTCCGCGCTCCACGGGCCGCCACCAGCCACCCCGCCTCTCCCTATCTCCTCCTCTGGGGCTACCTCTGCATCTCCTCCTCTGACGGCTCCACTCGTTCATTCCGAAAGCCGGCCTCCAACCTTCTCCACATGCTGGCCTGCACTGCCAGCCTCCTCATCGCACGGCCATAGGAAGTTTCCTACAGACAGGTGACCCGAAGTCGCCAACCACACCTCCATGGCGTAGCTGGCTCCCCCTACGCAGTCTGCCGCTAGCCGCACCACCGTGGTGCCGCTAGCGAGGCCCCGTGCAAGCCACCCTTAGCCACggcaccacgccgccaccaagCACTGCAGCGCGCCGGCGTCGTTGCTACTATCGCGCGCCTCCACAGACCCGACGACGCCcactcgtcgtcctcctccacctcctcccgctcctccgccattcctcttcctccttcctcctcctccttctccttctcctccatctcctcttcctccgctcGTCCATCTCTCTGCGTCTTCTCCTCCATGTCGCCTCCTCCTGGTGGCCTTCCTCCACGCCGGCACCGTCAGCGGGCTGCCTCTCCTCCGCGACACcgtctttctcctcctcctcctcctcccccatctCCTCCAGCGCGCCACACCCTCCTTTCTCCCCGATGACCTTGCCTCGAGCGGCGCAGCCGACGCGGTCGTCCACCTTCGCGCAGTCGCCTAGTGGGGAGGGTGGCAGATCCGGGAGCGGGGAGGCCGGATCTGTCCACGCGGGGTCGGatccgggccgccgccgctccggcgcgccgccggccaaggTCTTCAGTgccgctcccccccccccccggcgcctGAGACCCGAGACTGGTTGGTCTGCCCCGCCGCTGCCATCCTCGAGGGCCGGACGGGCTTCCGATGGCGGCGAGGTGAGGACAAGAGGCGGTGGGGggttggcggcggtggcacgAGCGTCGCCCGGTcgccgcggggggggggggggtgggggagaCACGGCCGCAGGTTGGGTGCTCTTCAGTAACATAAAGAAAAAATCACATAAAGAAAagattttttagaatgaaatttGGCCATATACGAAAGCCAAACCTACTATTTTGTGAAAACTGTAGGCAGCCCCAAAACTGTCAAACGCGGTATGATCTGTACCGAAacactaaggtcctgtttggttactcttgctaaaatttagcagctaaaagttgctaaagtttagtcacggctgtttggatacctttACTAAATAACATTTAATGAGATGGATAAAGACTTATTTGCCCTTAATGAATGCACCGGACAaacaataaatgaggggtataggttgtccagcccaccttttagcaagttttagcaaccaaaaacttgctaaagtgctaaactttagcaactcaactttagcaaactttagcaagggtgtttggcagtttagcagctaaaagttgctaaattttagctactaaagtttagcaaggggtATCCAAAGACCCCCTAAATATGCAATAGCGTTATTGACTCAATTAGTTGTCACCTGCTTGTAGGGCTCTAATTTCTAATGGCTAGTGATTCACTTTTCAGATGAAAGGTGGAAGTTTgatgagcttgtggaagataAAGGAGTCAATATACTAATTGACCCAAAAGCTCTTGTACACGTTATTGGAACCAAAATGGATTTTATTGATTATCCTCTTAGGTGTGATTATTTCCTACCAATTTTGTTGCGCTTCGGCACACATAATAGCTTGGTGATGATAATATAATATTTCACAGGTGACAGGTCAGAGTTTGTGATTATCAACCCCAATTCAAAAGGAATGTGGTTGCGGCGAATCCTTTATGACATCAACTAAATAGCTCTGGACGATCCGGAAATTCGTGATAACACTAAGGGATGGTTGGTTGTGCACTTTGGTGTCACCTGAGGGTGGAAATTGTTGCATTTCATCGGCTCCATTATTCTGATTTGTGCTCAGTTCAACTGTTGCTAGCATTTCAGCTCCATTTATGCTGTGGCCTGTGGACATTCGTGTGAGCCAGTTGGTTGGAGGCATGATTGCGCCAATTTCAGGTGTCTGGAGAACATTCAGCTTTATGGGATTATGGTGCATTCTTTTGTCGAGCCATCTGGAAATGAGAAGTGTGCTATATGATGAGCATATGTAGCTGCTACTGTAAAAGGAAAATGAAGCGTATTTCTAATTGTTTACACTGGTGGTGTCTCAACGGAATCTCACCACAACTTTTGTACTTACAACCATCAAACCGTTTCCTGCTGATATTTGTGCCGGTTGACACATCTGGAAGGCCAAAACATAAGCATAGACATAACATGTGCTACAGTTGGCATATTTTTTGTCAGTGTAGCACTAGGTAGCCCAAACTTTGCATATCTGCTGAAAATATATAAGCTGATTTAAATTATCTTGAACTCAACTTTAATAAGCAAGTAGTAGATCACTTAAATAACTGCAGAATATGAACTTCAAATTGCAAACACTATCTATAAAACCAGGTAAGATTTGATAAAGGGAATTAAAAGAATGCAGCACATATATGAGCCTTATCAGGCAAGTTTATTACGCCACATCGAAACATTTGCATCATTTTAACTGAAACATCACATAGAAGAAATGAACGAACTGTTATCAGAAGCGTGTTTCAGTGCATATATTCCAATGTTCATTGAAACATTGATATTGCTAGCACGACTTTCAAGATGTTCCATGGTGCGGATCTAGGAACAGTTTTAAACTGCCATCAGTTACGGGGGACAAATATACGCAAAAGCCGTGGACATCTTGATGTTCCACAGATCAGCAGTTTTTGCAAGGCACTGCAACATCCTCAGGCACTGGTGAAGACACATGCTCAGCATTACCTATCATACAATGAATTCCATGCCAAATTGCATCCGGTCTACAATCACACTTGGTTATCCTGTGCGCCTTCAAGCTTAGGCCTTTTGTAGTCATCTCTTCCATTCTGCTCATGTCTTCCCGCAAGCTGAGCATCATGGCCCTTGTCATGCTTCAATATGTGATCATCCTGCTGGGACTTGTGCTCATAACCATCACTTTGCTTATCAAATGGTTGAGGGTGTTGTTCTTTACTGTTCCTTGGAAACTCCCCATCATCAGCAGTCGTTGCCACACTCTGTTCGCCATTGTGGCCATTCTCCATTGCAAGGTCAACATGTTGAAGATCCGGTGGAGGCATGCTACCATGGGACAAATTCTGCCTCTTATCCTGCTTGATCTTCTCATCCTCAACAGCCAATTCAACACCATGTTCTAGCTCTCTCTCAAgtagatcatcatcatccatcacaTTTACATTTGTAGCAACTCCACCTTTTGATTTTCTTCGCTTCTCTAAAGCTGCTTTTACCTTATCCTTGTCAATTTTATTCATAGCATCCATCCTTGAGGATGACACACCAGGAGCTTCATTGCCACCAAGAACACCATCTCTTGTTTCATTAGAGTTATCGTGTGATCGATGTGGTTGGTGTTCTTCCTTTGGATTACGAAACTCATGACTGGACTTGGAATGATGTTGTCCTGGTGAGGATTTTTTGTCACGATGAGATCTGTCCGTTCCAGCATCAGATTTAATTCCACTCTTGCTGCTCTTATCTTTGCTGCCACCATGgttaccattgtcattttgaaGCATTCTCGGGCCAGAAATATGCTTGTCTGAATTCGAGTGTCCAACATCATGGTGACCTGGAGCACCTGTCAAGGAAGAATTTGGCAGTTTGGATGCCTGATGATATCCATGAGCAGATGGTTCCTTGGAGTTTGCTTCAGATTTTACAGATGAATGTGGATTGCGCGCACCAGCAGAGCTCCCTTCAGCTTCACTTCCCTGTGATGCTTGTGCCTGTGTCGTACGGTTTTGCTCATACAACTCCAACATTTGATTGCTAACCTCTGCAATCATGGACGACAGGAATGTTTTTATTGTCAGATGAGATATGTGCATGTCAGACCACATTGttataataaaataataatgataactaagtttgtattaagaagaaacgGTGAGACACCCTTACAAACACACACATGCCAATAGTTTAATAAAATAATACCTAATAATTAGGATAATAATAAGAATTTCCATGTAGTGCATAGTTACTTCCTGATCTTTAGAGGCTACTAGATTTCTGACAGCTGGAAAGTTGCTAGTACTTTTGTTGTTTCTTGGTTCCAACCAAACAGTAAGGTATTTGGCCTCCTAAGCACAATGGTTTGTGACAAGTGACCATTAAGAATTAGAAGATGATTGCTGTTTTGTGTATTATTAAACCTAATTGCATTTGGAACAGTGCTCTTCTAAAGATATAGCATAGCTCTAAAAGGTTAACATTAATTATAAAAAGAAATGTGTACACTAAAAAATATCACTTATAGACAACTTCAATATACCCCACAAACAAAAAGGCCGTAATATAGCAGCACGTAGAACCTACAAATATACAAGCTGGCTGTGGCTGGGGCAGCGGGCCCGTCAGGGTGCGCGCTGCGTTAGGAAGAAACAGGTGAaaggctggaggaagaagataacgaTTGGTCGTGGGATGCAGATCAAACGGTGAACAAAATTAGAGTGTCAGGAAGCTCTAAGACACTCAGGTGTGCCAAGGACACTCTCAAGAGAAAAACAAGCCCATATCTAGGGTGGATAGCATGCCCAGAAAATTGCCTGATGCAAAGCCCTTATTTGACAACGCTTGTTAGGCTAAACTATGTATACTTCTGGTTGTATCTATTTTTCTTAGAATAGCCTTAAAACTATGTTAATTTCCTCTGCAAAGGCATGCAAATGGCTAACATGTACAGTTTTTTGGAAATTGGATTGTATAATGAATTAAGACACAGAAAAGGTATTATGACATTATAAAAGTCCAAAAAAACATGTGGGACGAAATGTATTTTCAGCTTTAGAaacaatgataaaaaaaatctaatcttTTCTTCCCGTGAAAATTTCGGTTTGAAGGAATTTAGAAACTTCATGATACTAAAACTCATGGTAACAATTCAATCAACGCATGCCAAACCATTTGCAGAACAAATAAACAACATAGAGCAACTGGAAACATTTCATACTTTACAAATAAAACCAACCTTCAAGCTGTCGTGGTGTGACATCAAAATCCTGCCACCAAATCTTATCACCATCAGATGGAAGCTTCACTTTGAGAAATTTAGCAGCCAAAAAGATAGCACCTGCTGCAATATGATGAGGCTCGAATTGCAGGCAAAGCGAAGTACGCAGCCTGTACAGTGCACAACATTTTAAAGTGTAGTAGATACACAACTGTGAACTGCAATTTCAAAAGACAGCAAGGGTAGCATTAGCATACCCATCATTTACAAAATTCCAGGCAACCTGAGGAAGTGCATTTGCACCACCAACATTGAATCTCCTTATTGCTTCAACCAAGGGCTTGTAAGCATGGTGAATATTTAGGTCAAACCCAAGtgttacaagtacaactcgctCCCCAAGTAAAATAAGTTCTTTTTGTTTATCATATATTTCCTGCAAGAGGAAATATTAAGCACTAATATCAGTGGAAGTAACACTTAAGTAAAGGGGGGCATATTGCTTTTGAATTAAATATGAACAAGTGCATGCAGAAAATAAATCCTACACAGATTAACAAACAGGAAGCGGAGAGTACTATCACATTGTTCGTGCTCGATAAAAAGGagcataatttatttataaaaaatgCATCTTTGAAATTAGATTGTTCAGCTCTGGTAGCACCTGAGGATGATTTGAGCAACCACAAGCTGATAATGGAAGCGCACACAGGCAATTACTGATGAACATCTTTATTTCGTTAGATTAGAAAATAAGAGTCATAAATGTTAAACATTGATATTAGTAGCATGTGCACCTTAAACACAGAAGGAAAAGTAAAGACTTAAGAGTGAGATTTGAATCTAGATACAGAAATGGAACAAAATCAAATGTCTTCTTGCATCAGGTAAATTATGTGAATGGATAGCTTATACAAGAATATAACAACATTGTAGCAGTGTATGATGAAACAAATTACAAAGTTAAACACATACTAGTTATCAAGTAAAGAGTATGCAACAATTAAGTTTGACAGTGATAATCATGCAGGACAAAATCAAGTGCTAGTACTTCTTGATCAATATAACAGACAAACTAATCCATTACCTTCTGCTGCTTGATTCTCTGACCAGCATTAGGATCCTTCTTATGAATAATCTCGTAAGAAACCACAATGACATCCTTCAAAGGTCTAGGTGTTTCTTCAACTTTTCCAGCCAAGAACATACAAACTGTGGCAATTATCTGTATGGATATTAGATTCCGAAGCAATTGATCATTTTGCATTAAAAAGTTTGCCAaactttttctctctctttctttagTTTTGTTTAATTCTTGTAAGAAACTCTTTAAAAAAAGTAAGAAAGAGTATAATAGAAAGGACGATTATAGTAATTCAGAATTTCTGTTCTACTAGAAGTGTGAGTAAAAGGAAAGTTCTATACATAAGAAAATTAAACTCTCTTACACGAAGCTATTCACAACATATCGCACATTTTCCATTCatactggcgtaaagaaattaaaaaaaaacactgcaCAGGATCAAACTTAGCTTGAAGGAGTAAACAGACACTAGCAAAGAGTTTACGTCGTACTAGTAGTATTCGGTTTCTAACATACAAAAGGTAATGTGAAAATTTGAGTTTGTCAATCTCTTATCAAGCATCAAGATCCTGTTAATAGTCATCAGGCATACAAAATGGAAAATGCATATCATTTGTTTAAACTAAACTTAATAGCACCATCAAAGCTCAAGGGAAGCTTTATCAGCAATTGAAAAACAACTCGATAAGCATTGAATAACACTCACTCGTCTATCATTTTTCGCATGGGATTGGcgaaggtaaaagcgatgaCAGAATACCATAGCTGTAGCAATCGACACTTGAGGCCTACAAACAGCAAACAGATGGAGGGAACTTTATGAGATAAAAGTATGAGCTAAAGGATTTACTTCAGCAAAATCGATGAGAATACAATCCATTAAACACTTAAGAGACATTGATGGATTCGCATTAGCAATACAATTTGCATCAAGACTATAACCACTGAAGAAAATGCCATGCTTTAGAACACTAGCAAAACCTCAATCCATTTCTCAAATGTCAGACTATCAAGTATAACAAAATTTAAATTATACTAGCTGCACAAATTTCTCTTCTCGGTGACAGTATGAATATCTTGATCAAAACTATGTTGATCCCATAAACAATTGTAGATATGTGCATCCATGACAATGTCCACTCAAATTACTTGATAATAAGAACATAAGCTAAATAGCTGATATAACAAACATATTTTGAAAAGACTTTAGCATTACTGCAACATTAAAGTATCACTTCATTTCATCATTTAAATGAGTGTTCTTAAAATTTAGAAAGTGAAATGCAAAGATAGCCAACAAATATAGAAGTAGATCAATGTATCCAATCTTACACTTTAAGCTTCATGCCCAAGTCTTGCAGAAAACTGCAATACGACTTTCGAAGGCTATTCTCTCTCTTCAAATCAATGCCATCCCTCCTGGATGGAGAATTTTCTTCTATTTCCTTTCTACTGAAATACCACGATGGACCGAGTTTCCTGGCTTCCTCACGCCTACCCTGGGTAAAGCCATTGGGACTATTGTCCACAACTCCATGATGTGACGAATCACTTGGCACCATAGCCATGTAGGTTCAGTTACAATCAAAATGAACTGATGAAGAATTTATTTCTTGAACTCCTAGTCAGTCTCTGAATAGAGAAGATACACCTGGTGTTATGACAGTtaccaagaaaaaaaagggacgATGTGGCACACTGCAACTTCAAAGGTACACTCAAGCTAAATTCCAAGAATGATtagaaaaaatggaaaataatACTAGTTTGCTAGCATGCTAGAAGACACAATAATACACAACCATGCCCAAATACATTAAACATTTGGTGATGATTTATCTGATAGTGCATGGTACATGCTACTCAAAATTTAAGAATGCCTAACACTACTATCTGTTAAAAGAAAGCATCccactattaataattaatgaaaagtaataaaaaggttaaaaaaattaGCCAGATCAGATATACAAAATAGTTCATCCTTCTTTCCATTCCAGCATTCTCCATCCCCA harbors:
- the LOC117848745 gene encoding cyclin-T1-4 — encoded protein: MAMVPSDSSHHGVVDNSPNGFTQGRREEARKLGPSWYFSRKEIEENSPSRRDGIDLKRENSLRKSYCSFLQDLGMKLKVPQVSIATAMVFCHRFYLRQSHAKNDRRIIATVCMFLAGKVEETPRPLKDVIVVSYEIIHKKDPNAGQRIKQQKEIYDKQKELILLGERVVLVTLGFDLNIHHAYKPLVEAIRRFNVGGANALPQVAWNFVNDGLRTSLCLQFEPHHIAAGAIFLAAKFLKVKLPSDGDKIWWQDFDVTPRQLEEVSNQMLELYEQNRTTQAQASQGSEAEGSSAGARNPHSSVKSEANSKEPSAHGYHQASKLPNSSLTGAPGHHDVGHSNSDKHISGPRMLQNDNGNHGGSKDKSSKSGIKSDAGTDRSHRDKKSSPGQHHSKSSHEFRNPKEEHQPHRSHDNSNETRDGVLGGNEAPGVSSSRMDAMNKIDKDKVKAALEKRRKSKGGVATNVNVMDDDDLLERELEHGVELAVEDEKIKQDKRQNLSHGSMPPPDLQHVDLAMENGHNGEQSVATTADDGEFPRNSKEQHPQPFDKQSDGYEHKSQQDDHILKHDKGHDAQLAGRHEQNGRDDYKRPKLEGAQDNQV